The following DNA comes from Nymphalis io chromosome 20, ilAglIoxx1.1, whole genome shotgun sequence.
atttaattttattacaatttgatttctcaaaaaaaattgcgtcttgaatgtcggcgaagttgctatcgaaactttggaagtaaaatcaAAGTGGATATAACTTGTTAAGTGAAATagcgttgtattataaatgaagataTATTAAACATGAACTGCACTTCTATTCCGTAAACTCACCTAATGAAGTGAGTTTACAGATTCATGAGTAATGACTCacctgtgaaatgttgacaaccgatttatggtgatatactattttgatgatgtattcttgaaatatcaTTATTACGGTCGATGTCACATTTCAcatgtcactttctgacatttcacgatggtattatatatgtagttgttcttacagaatagcccaattgtttgtgtgtttgtattatacacataatataacagagctattattagcaaatcgcatggaatatgtaaatctaagatttgtttatctttactccctcttcgattggaatagactaAACAGTCATGTTTGATATATATGCAAGTATAATAAAACCTTTCACATATTATGTTCGAGTTTTAACGCGATAAAACCGGAATGAAAGCGTTGCTGAGTGTCATTTTGAGCGAACTATGTATGGAACGAATGTCTAAAAACTTTGCCCTTATTCCGTTTGAGCAAATGAAGCAAATATAATCGAATCCTCTTCCTCTGCATATTGTGTTCGCACAATTAATTCGTTTGACTCTAATATAAAATTGGTTATAATTTTTCTATTGtcaaaattgcgttttatttcaGGAAAGACACATACATAGATAAAAAGCAAAAGCTTATCTGAATACAAAATTTGTGCTCAATCGATAGAACGGAACCCGTTATAGTATAACCGTAGGTAAATTTTCCACAGCAAGGCAAAGGCCTCCGTCACTACACTAAACGGTCTGGTGAATACATATTTGGCGGAATTTCACCGACGCTTGCAAGTTTCCTCAAGATTTTTTTCCTTCATCGAACACGAGATGCATTagaaacacaaatgaagcatcAAAATTCATTGGTGTTTGAACAGGTTTCAACCCGCAACCTTAGTTTACGGTTCACGTGTTTTACCATGAGAACATTGGATCTGTCGGTCCGAATGATATAAGTGGTGCACGATATTATTAGGAGCAGTATCTTACTGCTCCTAATAATATCGTAGTGCACCACTATAGCCTGTTTGTCAATATGTAACGTAATTATAAAacctataagataaaatttgatatgtaagATAGCTTAAGATACGAAGTATTTGAAATGCCGCTAggattaaaaaaatcgtaaaaaaaagaaaaaaaaaatgaaaagaatgTTAGGAATATttcaaatctttaaaaagtactaaattgtgTATGACCTTATCCTGATACCTTTGATAAGAAATTAGGACAGACCGTCACAAGGCTACATGTGAgtaaggtatataaaatatacgtaagTAAACTAATTGACAAATAACAcgtcaaatcaatcaatcaatcaacagccaatcgttgtccactgctgaacataggcctctcccaaggtgcgccaaagctccctgtcctccgccttccgcatccagttggtgcccgccaccttcttgaggtcgtcggtccacctggctggagggcgccctacgctgcgcttgccgattcgcggtctccactctaggactcgtctgctccaacggccatcggtcctacgacatacgtgaccagcccactgccacttcagcctgctaattttgcaagctatgtcggtgactccggttcttttccggataatctcatttctgatcttatccttcaaagatactccgagcatagctcgctccatagcacgctgagcgactttgaatttgtggactagtcccgcagttagtgtccacgtttcggcaccgtatgtcatggcaggtaagacgcattggttgaagactttcgtcttcaaacattgcggtatagacgacttgaggacttgacgaaggttgccaaatgctgcccatcccaagcgaattcttcgatcggcttccttctcgaagttgttcctaccgacttgtattatctgtcctaggtaggtatattcactaacaacttcgagaggtttcccctcgacgtatatcggtcccggcacgacatgcctattgaacatgaccttggtcttttccaagttcataccgagaccgacacaccgggaagactcgcctaggctacgcagcatttcggtgagttgttccagcgactctgctatgatgacgatatcgtcggcaaatcgaaggtgtgagatgtactcgccgtttacattgactccatacctagtccaatccagcgttttgaaaacgtcttccaacgcgttggtgaacagtttcggggatattacatccccctgtctcacccctctgcgcagttggatcgccttcgtcttacagtcctggatgtggacagtcattgtagcggcgttgtacatacatctcagtacctcgatatatctccaatcgatatgacatctctgcaatgagtcgagcactgcccaggtttcgatggagtcgaaggctttctcgtagtccacaaatgccatacacagcggctgattgtactcttcggtcttctgcacaatctgccgaacagtatggatgtggtccacggtgctgtagcctgatcgaaagccggcttgctctgggggctggaactcgtcaagtcgtctggcgagacggttcgtgacgactcttgagaacagcttatacacgtgactcaggagggagattggtctgtagtttttcaagagggttttatcacctttcttgaaaaacagtaccacctcactcccgctccacgtttccggggtcttgccatgttggatgacggaattaaagaggcttgctagctctttcaggaccggagtcccgcctgccttaagcaactctgttgtgattccgtcatctcccggagctttgttgtttttaagctgttctagagccgccctaatctctccttggtcaacgaccgggagctcctcggagtaatggcgcataagaggggcgcgctggtcatcaatactgattcccacgggtttatccgatcttgaagagaacaactgcccataaaacctctctacttctccgataatctcaggcctagaggtaacgaccccaccattttcagttttaagttttgtcagacgcggcctcccaaacttgcgagcgaacactttcgatccccgattttgctcaatcgcagccttgatggcacgggtattggagcgtcggagatcgcgtcgcgtcagcgtttttattgttcggtttaaggccttatctgacaaaaacgatggtagttctcgtcgttttctcatgagctcgagtgtctcagcagagagttttggtgcgttgtctcttctctgtggcggtgcgttgtctcttctctgtggcaaCACGTGTGATAACACGTAGAAACAATAATATAGGGAATACATATGAATACCGACGGATTAACAATATAAGCCGAAACATAAGAAAagctagtatataaataattataaaaaaaataaaggattttgTTTTTCAGGAAATAGACGCTGAAAACAATACCTTAGTCGTTGTGTTGGGATGCGAAGCTGCTGAGCTGAGATTACTTCTAACTTTCATGTATACTGGCGAAGTAACAGCTTCTAGACGCTGCCTGCCTGCCCTGCTTCGTCTGGCTCACACTTTGCAAGTATCTGGACTAACGGACGCCGATAACGTAAGAAATCTACAACTATAGAAGcttatagaataaatttaagttaaaattgtagcaaaatttgtataataaaccACGGTTAGAGCAGATTTGGTACTACCTTAGAAATAAGTAGCTTATCACCAATCAAAAGGATATAAAATACTACGATAAAGTGTAAATAGGTACCGACCTATTTACACTTTATCGTAGttcgtatatttattacaaCCTCACATTACTCAATATACAGCACACAACAACATCCTAAGACGAGAGCCTCATAGAAGACAAAGTGCATATTCTTAGTCCTTTAGTACTCgccaatatattaaaaattagggTCAACAGCAAACgcattacaaaaaaacgttCAGCATCATCATCTGTCATCGTCCAATAGCTTATGTgactttatatacttaatactactaaatatttgacgagccggttggcgtggttggtagatacttccctttcacgccaaaggttgtaggttcggttcccacccaacacagatatttgtgtgcgactctgggtgtaattatctatataattatgtatttacataagaaaagtcgtatatgtagtatatcagttgtctgatttccatagtacaagctctgcttaatttgggattagatggccgtgtgtgaataatgtcccagggtattgttataaatatggtGTTAtgtttttgacaatcaataagggTATCgcttctatataaataagttgACTATCCAATGCTTTAAATAAAGCGctattgttttataaagttaaCGCTCATTATTAGTCAAACATACTTATCTATTTTCAGAACCCAAATTTGACACAAACACAAGAAACGATcaacgaacccgcctctcctaTTAATCTAGAAAAATCTGACCCCCAAGACTTCATGGCAAACGATATCCAATCAGATGTTAACAaaacgaatgaaataaaaagccAATCTACAGAATACGTTGAACCTGTTGACAGAAATAGCAAAGAGAAAATCAGCAAGCTGGATCAGATTGTACAGAACCTCTATAGCACGCACCGCGTCGGAAGCTTCATACCGGATATCACAACACCTCCAATACCTACATTAGGTAGGtagaaaaaacattatatttggaTCGGTTATACATATACTAAATGAGCACCGATTGATTGCGATGCGGCTTACTGAATGGTTTAGCTTTGTGGAAGACTTATGGTAGGTACCAACCCAATCATCATATTTTTGCCGCTAAAATAGAATCCTTCGTATTTttatgttctggtttgaagggttagtcaacgtcattgacgatgtaagggatagttaatatttcatacagtgccATCTATGGGCGGTTGTGATCACTTGAATGTAAACGTGACATTGAAGGTTCGTAGCTTAGTacaccacggtgctccaattACATAGTTTGTAAATGGCGGTTTCTTATGAGGTTtccaccgtaaagtacgagatgaattataaatataaattaagcatatgaaaattgcCTGACACTTATTCGATTTTTATCCGGCGATTTTCGGTTTAGCTCCACTCGATCTAACCAACGGCCCATCATGGCTCTAACAATGTAAAGatgatcataatattattatttatattaaaattttaatcgctttaaaacattattttcaatttccaGAATCACCGGACTTCGATAGAAAATGGCGGTCGAATAGTTCAGTGTGCACGATATGTAACAAGCGACTCAGCAACCAGTACAACTTGCGCGTGCACATGGAGACGCACGCGGGCCGGCGCCACGCGTGCCGCGCGTGCAGCCACGTGTCGCGCTCGCGGGACGCGCTGCGCAAGCACGTCGCCTACCGACACGCGCCCGCTCTGCGCGACCGCCCGCTGTGACGCCTCCAACGCTATACACCGAATATTCTGgaccaaaatattaaaaaaaatcaataaaaatatgcttCTTAACGTTCTCTTCATAAAGTTATAAAGCAATATCATCAATGCAGAGATTACATTACAAGACGAGAATTTGGCAGAGTCTTACATTCGGtttcttggtggtagagctttgtgcaagaccgtCTAGGTAGGTTCCACCCGCTCCTGATatataccgctaaacagcaataattagtattgttacgttttgaagggtgaactAGCcgcgggcacaagggacattacatcttcgTTCCAATGGTTGGCGgtgtaagaaatgattaatattgcttacatcgccaatgtctaataatggtgaccatttaacatcaggtgccccatttgcccgtccgcctacctataacataaaaaaagtcaGCTGGTTTGTTGGTGAATTTCTGTTGTTCCATTTTCAACATACAAACAGTTGTTATTTATGAATACGTTTAGCATAAAAATCCTTAGTCGAATCGTAGAAAACAAGATGATAATCTGCTAAGACCGAAAAATGACATCAAAGATTATAAATCAAAGAGAGTAGTTAATAgaccaatattaaaaacaaatattagtaAGGCAGACATTTAACGATGTCTAACGAAGTCAAGGTAACACAGcattcttttattttgttataaaataccaTTTTATTTCACCGTTTAGAATGTTTGGGTAGTCTGTGGTTGAATTTTTTAAAGTCTACGCGAATGATTAATACGAAATCTTTCATATACCTTGAGATCAGATTTGTgacaaacttatttatattaatttttacttgatgatttatttattttgccacgtcatatttataaatttagtaaaaccATTTTAATAATGTTGGCACCAATTGTCTATAAAGTCGCTTTAATGGATAGAatatattccaattttaaaaaagttgcCGCGCTGACAAactttatcaataattataaaaatataacatattttctttttttttagtttcataGTATCTTAATAGGCTGCAGTTTTCTTggtaaattctaaatatttttatgtctgCAAGcgcgttataataatattgttaggaACATATACATAATCTATACAATGTAATTACTCtagtcattttttaattataaggaattttataaaagacatcataattattatcaataaatgatattttcttatcgaaagtttttttattaataacattacgGATACAAAGTAATTAAAAGTTTGATCTTTATTAACGAATATCGGCTGGCAGTTCTAATAAAACCAACTTATAACTCAATACTGGTTCCAATGATGCggtattacttattatatgtttttccGATTGTAGTTTCGAAATAGGGTAAAACCTATTTTTGAAAAGTGTCTCAATAAGATTATATAgtgctaataaattaaaaaatatatacttatatattttttttattcaatcgaTCATTCAAGATTCTAAAAGTAAAATTCTATAAGTAAAAGATCATAATAGAGACTTTAGTTTACAGATCAGGATGACGTAATGCCGCCATGTTGGCTCCTATTTCATGGTgttcaaaaacttatttatttagattaattaagaatttagaaagttaaaaactttaacttaaatattaaagtttattgttACTTTATAAACTAAAAGTAACATTACCCAACTGTTTTTGCCTAAGctcaataatgtatttttagatttttagaGTGAAATACGCAATTGGCCCACTGGGAAAATTCGCAAGAAGATTGAATATTATTGTTCTAAATAACTTCAACTAcatatatacgaataaaaataaaactgcaaATACAAGTgtacacaatttatttatcactTATATGCTTAGTTTTAGTAGAAACCACGTAAAAAAACGAGAAAATCTTTCAGAAAATTAGGTAGTATAAAAATACTGCTCGAAATGTACGATTTCGTTCTTACtaagtaaaaacatataaaaggaCAAGCGTAAATGCATTTTACACTATCTAAGAATCTTTATTTGATAATGAtttatcgtttaattaaaaactgtcatatataaactatttaaatagcGGACatgtcatatttaaatttacacaaaGGGTcagcaaaataaataacacattgttatatttttttaacatcaataaaaaaaaatcgaagcaATTTATTACGACAGGGGAAATCTACTATATTCAgtataacaaaattgtatacataaaatacgTCGTCTCTTTCATTCAAAACAAGTATACATTTGAAATGACCAAGTCAAAACATACTTTAGTTCAAgtcatatttaataagttttacacTCCAAATGGAAATTATAAAAGTAGgttttgaatgaataaatatgttttattcgaATATAAAGAAGTAATTAAACGATAAACCATTGAAtacttttagtttaaaaaaaattgaaagtcCTGAACGTCATAGGACGCGTTCTCATTTatagttgtaaaaaaaactcagtctgtaaataaatttatatttgataagaaATAGTTCTATAGACTCGAGGACTGTAATATTTCAAGTTAGAATGAGTATTACGTCTCAATGTATAACGTTTGAGTAAAAGTTTTctaatgaaaaaagtttttacttctGTCACGTATACTGCCCGTCTGTACCGATAATGtagaatctttttttaatatgttataactaATCAACACATCGTTTTCCAAACATTCCATTGCcaagtactttaaaatatatatatatatatatatatatatatatatatatatatatatatatatagtcaaaaGTTCATAAGATTCACTGCCATTTGATGACAACCATAGAAGCTTTATTGTTTaatctgttatattttttaactacaaTCAAATGATTTTGTatagtaagttttatttaataacagggcaaattcttattataacttttaatagttATAAAGGTGTCTTAACCCAATGTTTGTAAAACgatgatttgaaaaatatatattaattcgtaACTTTACATACGTAATCAAAACACAGCACACAGAATTTGATACAAACGTGTCGCAAGTAAAAACACACTTGCACCTTAGAAGTAATAATCTCATATGACGATCAGGACTCATGCATACCATTTCATTACAAATTatacacaatttaaataaaattgatttttcgCTGAAGCTTTTAAAGTAATTcagttgatatttatatttaaaaatagtacaatatCCAATGAAGTGGTATGTAGTTATGAGATCGTTTAATCTCTGAgcgttcaaaaataataaatataaaaaatgcatttattcAAAACCTGATTAGTAACTTTAGTCACAAACCAGCTAATTAGTTTtcgtaaataaatagattagtaTATAGTTTAGACTATCACGGGTTAGTTTTTAGGATGTGTTTActatacattatatgtattactaGTTATTTCTTGCATTGCTCCGTTGTGTTCTGTTCTGCTCTGCTCTGTGCCcaatgttatttttaagaacTATTTATACAGCTGTCCGATAATTATATAGGGATTTATgttgaatttgaatatatatgttttatataataaacataaaaacattgcGATACTATAATTTTACAGTACAGAGCAGAATTTAGCCAAGttgaacatattatatattatatataatattgtaacatgATTCATTCAATCTATGATGTCTTTCCTGAAATTCCagcttacataaccaataatACATTGTATAGTAAAATAATCCGTAGTTAGAAGCGTTTATGCCGGGACGTCCCATATACGCGTGTTGGCGTCCTGTCCGACCGTGGCCAGGGTGCTGTTGTCCAGCCACGTCAGACCAGTGATCTGGCTTTGCGGGTGCgcatctgaaaaaaataaaacaaattttataatatttttaatagccaTCTCTTGTCTATGATATCAGTTAATTGTCTTTTCACAGTGGACAAGAAATGCGGAGTCAGATGATCTAGAGAATTGACTAatgcttataatattgtaacgGATTATATAAACGATAGAGCTcgaagttagtattcgttgatattcatacaggatatataaatataattgtatatgattactacatattgtaattatttttgaatgttaaatagtgtaactactgaattttttGTCGGGTCGCGTTAGAATCTACATCCAAGCCGAAggtagattaaaataaaaaaattaaaacgacgatttaattgacaataattacattcatgacattgtttaattaaaatttatttttgattttatttaatggaatttaatttaatgtgatttaatctaattttattttatacatttgatttagtataatttaatataatttaatgtgattgattCTTTTGATTAGTGTgaaattgaattgatttgatttaattaaaattttattttgatttaattaacttagatttgatttaaataattttagtttaatttggtattataatttaattcgaattaatttaatctaatttataatatgtaaaatctgtaaaatattattatccttatttttgtctttttactatttatttttatttatgatccccgtttggtcgaaataaatgattttattattattattattattattaaaagtgctCGGCGGGAGCATACTCGAACAATGTGTAATTTGACTAAAACTGGAGAATTATTAAAGAAGTATTTAAACGTGAGGTCAGGAGATGTGACGCTATGGAGCGGTCGAGTACTGACTCTTGATGTGCGTGTGCTTGTTGGGCGCGAGGCGGCTCCACACGATGACGCTGGTGTCGAGCGAGCCCGACGCCACGCGCGCGCCGTCCGCGCTCCACGACACGCAGTTCACGCGCGCGCTGTGGAAGCCCCACTCCCGGTTGTGCGCCAGCTGGAAGCGACACGTTATTTGTGTAACCATTATTATCATACATTACTCGAAGCGTAATGAAAGTCTGGCCTTTACCAGTCTTAGAATTTGTGCAGGCCTCCCTGAGAGGGTAGCCAGTATCCATCATTAGTATCAGCCTGTtaaggtcccactgctgggctaaggcctcgtctcccttttgaggagaaggtttggagcttatttcaccacgcttctccaatgcggtttggtagaatacacatgtgacttaatttcaatgaaattagacacatgcaggtttcctcacgatgttttccttcaccgtcaagcacgagatgaattgtaatcacaaattaagcacatgaaaattcagtggtgcttgcccggtttgaacccacgatcgtcggttaagattcatgcgttctaaccactaggtcatctcggcttttagccAATATCCACACcaacataatttattacgaaACATTAATTTGTATAGTTTAATAGTGTACAAGAGATCAGACGGATATtttcagtgccaatgtctacaTACTAAGGTAATAAGGGTCTAAATGATAAGGTATGATCAGATGAGGAGCCTTGGCACTCATCACACCAAATTAGACAGATTAATTCAACTAACCTTGTACTCATCAGTCGTATACAATATCAGCTTCCTATTAGCATCACAAGCCACTAGGTGGCTGGAGTCTGGGCTGTAGCGAGCGTCCGTGATAGGTCCGAGGTGAATTAACTCAGTCAGAGGCGAGAGAGTTGT
Coding sequences within:
- the LOC126776513 gene encoding protein abrupt-like isoform X3 → MTSVIGALGRMLTTGALSDVTLSASGALLRAHKLVLAACSQYFAQLFKEIDAENNTLVVVLGCEAAELRLLLTFMYTGEVTASRRCLPALLRLAHTLQVSGLTDADNNPNLTQTQETINEPASPINLEKSDPQDFMANDIQSDVNKTNEIKSQSTEYVEPVDRNSKEKISKLDQIVQNLYSTHRVGSFIPDITTPPIPTLESPDFDRKWRSNSSVCTICNKRLSNQYNLRVHMETHAGRRHACRACSHVSRSRDALRKHVAYRHAPALRDRPL
- the LOC126776513 gene encoding protein abrupt-like isoform X2, whose protein sequence is MMILSNFLYAGTITRWTSVIGALGRMLTTGALSDVTLSASGALLRAHKLVLAACSQYFAQLFKEIDAENNTLVVVLGCEAAELRLLLTFMYTGEVTASRRCLPALLRLAHTLQVSGLTDADNNPNLTQTQETINEPASPINLEKSDPQDFMANDIQSDVNKTNEIKSQSTEYVEPVDRNSKEKISKLDQIVQNLYSTHRVGSFIPDITTPPIPTLESPDFDRKWRSNSSVCTICNKRLSNQYNLRVHMETHAGRRHACRACSHVSRSRDALRKHVAYRHAPALRDRPL
- the LOC126776513 gene encoding protein abrupt-like isoform X1 yields the protein MDDDSQQFSLRWHNHQTSVIGALGRMLTTGALSDVTLSASGALLRAHKLVLAACSQYFAQLFKEIDAENNTLVVVLGCEAAELRLLLTFMYTGEVTASRRCLPALLRLAHTLQVSGLTDADNNPNLTQTQETINEPASPINLEKSDPQDFMANDIQSDVNKTNEIKSQSTEYVEPVDRNSKEKISKLDQIVQNLYSTHRVGSFIPDITTPPIPTLESPDFDRKWRSNSSVCTICNKRLSNQYNLRVHMETHAGRRHACRACSHVSRSRDALRKHVAYRHAPALRDRPL